Proteins from a single region of Verrucosispora sp. NA02020:
- a CDS encoding ABC transporter permease has product MNPVEQAVVWLNDPLNWTNPGGALDRLGEHVSMSATAVLLGCLVAWPLGLWLGHTGRGGGVVVLVSNVTLAVPTLALLTILPLTFLGFGRPAVVVALAVFAVPPLLANAYTGVRQVDPQIREAARGMGMTGRQVLRRVELPLAVPYLAAGFRTAAVQVVATAALATFVNGGGLGEIIRFGFGLSIAVGGGQILAGGLLVAALAVSVELIFAGVERMVTPRPLRRVRRRAARRAADAVTGT; this is encoded by the coding sequence ATGAATCCCGTGGAGCAGGCGGTGGTCTGGCTCAACGACCCGTTGAACTGGACCAACCCGGGCGGGGCACTGGACCGGCTCGGCGAGCACGTCAGCATGTCGGCCACGGCCGTGCTGCTGGGCTGCCTGGTGGCCTGGCCGCTCGGGCTGTGGCTGGGACACACCGGCCGGGGCGGCGGCGTGGTGGTGCTGGTCTCCAACGTCACCCTGGCGGTGCCCACGCTGGCGCTGTTGACCATCCTGCCGTTGACCTTCCTCGGCTTCGGCCGCCCGGCCGTGGTGGTCGCCCTGGCGGTGTTCGCGGTGCCGCCGCTGCTGGCCAACGCGTACACCGGGGTGCGGCAGGTCGACCCGCAGATCCGGGAGGCGGCCCGGGGGATGGGGATGACCGGCAGGCAGGTGCTGCGTCGGGTCGAGTTGCCGCTCGCGGTGCCCTATCTGGCTGCCGGGTTCCGGACCGCCGCCGTTCAGGTGGTCGCCACGGCGGCCCTGGCGACCTTCGTCAACGGTGGTGGCCTGGGGGAGATCATCCGATTCGGCTTCGGGCTGAGCATCGCGGTCGGCGGGGGACAGATCCTCGCCGGTGGCCTGCTGGTGGCCGCGCTCGCGGTCAGCGTCGAACTGATCTTCGCCGGGGTCGAGCGGATGGTCACGCCCCGCCCGCTGCGTCGCGTCCGGCGTCGGGCCGCACGACGTGCGGCGGACGCGGTCACCGGCACCTGA
- a CDS encoding ABC transporter permease, producing MSFRLSYRADPGNPWFSWQYVRDNSDTVLAALRDHTTLTLRAVLIAALIAVPLAVVAYWFRPLTGPILALTGVLYTVPSLALFAFIAPYLGIGVTTVLSVVVLYALLVIVRNAVAGLNQVPVEVREAAEGMGYGRWGRLLRVELPLALPGILTGLRLATVSTVALVTVGVVIGRGGLGQIIFAGFQNNFYKAQIMTGTLLCVLLALVLDLFLVGVGRLLTPWLRGRVG from the coding sequence ATGTCCTTCCGCCTGAGCTACCGGGCCGACCCGGGTAACCCGTGGTTCTCCTGGCAGTACGTGCGGGACAACTCTGACACGGTGCTGGCCGCCCTGCGGGACCACACCACGCTGACCCTACGGGCGGTGCTGATCGCGGCGCTGATCGCCGTCCCGCTGGCCGTCGTGGCGTACTGGTTCCGGCCGTTGACCGGTCCGATTCTCGCACTCACCGGGGTGCTCTACACCGTCCCGTCCCTGGCGCTGTTCGCGTTCATCGCGCCGTACCTGGGCATCGGGGTGACGACGGTGCTCAGCGTGGTGGTGCTCTACGCGCTGCTGGTGATCGTCCGGAACGCCGTTGCCGGGCTCAACCAGGTGCCGGTCGAGGTACGCGAGGCGGCCGAGGGCATGGGTTACGGCCGCTGGGGCCGACTGCTACGGGTGGAACTGCCGCTGGCCCTGCCCGGCATCCTCACCGGCCTGCGGCTGGCCACGGTCTCCACCGTCGCGCTGGTCACCGTCGGTGTGGTGATCGGGCGCGGCGGCCTCGGGCAGATCATCTTCGCGGGTTTCCAGAACAACTTCTACAAGGCCCAGATCATGACCGGGACGCTGCTCTGCGTGCTGCTGGCGCTGGTGCTCGACCTGTTCCTGGTCGGCGTCGGCCGGCTGCTCACCCCGTGGCTGCGCGGGCGGGTCGGATGA
- a CDS encoding ABC transporter ATP-binding protein has product MDVTPATDDGRRAASITLDGIGKRYPDGTEAVRDLSLHIDAGELVVLIGPSGCGKSTVLRMVNRLIEPTAGRIVLGESDVTRVDPVKLRRQIGYVIQNVGLFPHQTVAANVATVPRLLGWPRDRARRRVDELLELVGLDPAQFGRRYPHELSGGQRQRVGVARALAADPVVLLMDEPFSAVDPIVRTRLQEEFLRLQAEVRKTIVLVTHDLDEAVRLGDRIAVLSEGGHLEQYDTPAALLGSPATPFVREFVGADRGIRRLAVTPLTREVLEPLPADGTAELPSVPLGGSAYDALAVLLTSTQGRALVTEDGRPVGLLSRERVLTLAEPTG; this is encoded by the coding sequence GTGGACGTTACCCCGGCCACCGACGACGGTCGGCGCGCGGCGTCGATCACTCTCGACGGTATCGGCAAGCGGTATCCGGACGGTACCGAGGCCGTCCGCGACCTCAGCCTGCACATCGACGCGGGTGAGCTGGTCGTGCTGATCGGGCCCTCCGGGTGCGGCAAGTCGACCGTGTTGCGGATGGTCAACCGCCTGATCGAGCCGACCGCCGGCCGGATTGTGCTCGGCGAGTCCGACGTGACCCGGGTCGACCCGGTGAAACTGCGGCGACAGATCGGGTACGTCATCCAGAACGTCGGCCTGTTCCCGCACCAGACGGTGGCCGCCAACGTGGCCACCGTGCCCCGCCTGCTCGGCTGGCCCCGGGACCGTGCCCGGCGCCGCGTCGACGAACTGCTGGAGCTGGTCGGCCTCGATCCGGCGCAGTTCGGCCGGCGCTACCCGCACGAACTCTCCGGCGGTCAACGGCAGCGGGTCGGCGTGGCCCGGGCACTCGCGGCCGACCCGGTGGTGCTGCTGATGGACGAGCCGTTCTCCGCCGTGGACCCGATCGTGCGGACCCGGTTGCAGGAGGAGTTCCTGCGGCTCCAGGCCGAGGTCCGCAAGACCATCGTCCTGGTCACCCACGACCTGGACGAGGCGGTACGGCTCGGCGACCGCATCGCGGTGCTCTCCGAGGGCGGCCACCTGGAGCAGTACGACACCCCGGCGGCCCTGCTCGGCAGCCCCGCCACCCCGTTCGTCCGCGAGTTCGTCGGCGCCGACCGGGGCATCCGGCGGCTGGCGGTGACCCCGCTGACCCGGGAGGTGCTCGAACCGCTGCCCGCCGACGGCACGGCGGAACTGCCCTCGGTGCCGCTGGGCGGTTCGGCGTACGACGCGTTGGCGGTGCTGCTCACCTCGACGCAGGGTCGGGCCCTCGTCACCGAGGACGGTCGCCCGGTCGGGTTGCTCAGCCGGGAACGCGTCCTCACCCTGGCCGAACCGACCGGCTGA
- a CDS encoding ABC transporter permease translates to MAYDEPGRSQLPEPTSAAPVAVTEPGPDDPQCETGPDRFGVHIVWETLLLFGFGALVYLVWREDPAILRGGGLRVLIVEVVALGLLALAAGLSLRTAAVNLAIGPVAVAAGLHFAEQSDRGLVEAVGLACGVAALGGLLLGLLVVVLHVPGWAASLAGAAGVIVYIEQRSAPVLVQGDFDPRGVAGQLFVGFAAIAVFGALFGALGPVRRLVGRFRPVADPARRRGTAAAVVTTLGYVFSTVLAMLAGALVASAEGAVTPATGLDWTVLAVGAAVLAGTSAFGLRGGVFGTLLTAGAIGLFLAYAQTRGWTVSRWAVGGVVLAVGLVVTRLVEAYGRPAPLFTAAPPPPPLDATNGGGWTLPRPEPVGDWPPMPPAQSPTSTTDPWGPRRWETGPRPWDAEDR, encoded by the coding sequence ATGGCGTACGACGAACCGGGCCGCAGTCAACTCCCGGAACCGACCTCCGCCGCCCCCGTCGCGGTGACGGAGCCCGGTCCCGACGATCCGCAGTGCGAGACCGGCCCGGACCGCTTCGGTGTGCACATCGTCTGGGAGACGCTCCTGCTGTTCGGCTTCGGTGCGCTGGTCTACCTGGTCTGGCGGGAGGACCCGGCGATCCTGCGGGGCGGTGGGCTGCGCGTACTCATCGTCGAGGTGGTGGCCCTCGGCCTGTTGGCGCTGGCCGCCGGGCTGAGCCTGCGGACGGCCGCGGTGAACCTGGCGATCGGGCCGGTGGCGGTCGCGGCCGGGCTGCACTTCGCCGAGCAGTCGGACCGGGGCCTGGTCGAGGCCGTCGGGCTGGCCTGTGGCGTGGCCGCCCTCGGTGGACTGCTGCTGGGACTGCTCGTGGTGGTGCTGCACGTGCCCGGCTGGGCGGCCAGCCTGGCGGGTGCGGCCGGTGTGATCGTCTACATCGAACAGCGCTCCGCACCGGTGCTGGTGCAGGGGGACTTCGACCCGCGTGGCGTCGCCGGCCAGCTCTTCGTCGGCTTCGCCGCGATCGCGGTGTTCGGCGCGTTGTTCGGAGCGCTGGGACCGGTCCGCCGGCTGGTCGGCCGGTTCCGCCCGGTCGCCGACCCGGCCCGGCGGCGGGGGACGGCCGCCGCCGTCGTCACCACCCTGGGGTACGTCTTCTCCACCGTCCTGGCGATGCTCGCGGGTGCGCTCGTCGCCTCCGCCGAGGGGGCGGTGACCCCGGCGACCGGGCTGGACTGGACGGTGCTGGCGGTGGGCGCGGCCGTGCTCGCCGGCACCAGCGCCTTCGGGCTGCGCGGCGGGGTGTTCGGCACGCTGCTGACGGCCGGTGCGATCGGCCTGTTCCTCGCGTACGCCCAGACCCGTGGCTGGACGGTCAGCCGGTGGGCGGTCGGCGGAGTGGTGTTGGCCGTCGGTCTGGTGGTCACCCGGCTGGTCGAGGCGTACGGGCGGCCCGCGCCGCTGTTCACGGCCGCACCGCCGCCCCCGCCGCTGGACGCCACCAACGGCGGCGGCTGGACGTTGCCACGACCGGAGCCGGTCGGTGACTGGCCGCCCATGCCTCCGGCGCAGTCGCCGACGAGCACGACCGACCCGTGGGGGCCCCGCCGCTGGGAGACCGGCCCGCGCCCCTGGGACGCCGAGGACCGGTGA
- a CDS encoding DUF3180 domain-containing protein, whose translation MTRSTPPDDESRMGPTRISTLVVAALAAAAATWLLISSFYYSGLPPLPWLPVVTLAGLAVLEAYAAVNTRGRIDRRPGRDPVNPLLVARFVVLAKASALVGAIFAGAYAGLVGWLLVQSTRAAGSDRPAAIAGLVASVALVAAALWLERSCRVPERPEDEQEPDDWESRPPRR comes from the coding sequence ATGACGCGGTCCACGCCCCCCGACGACGAGTCGCGGATGGGTCCCACCCGGATCTCGACCCTGGTGGTCGCCGCCCTGGCCGCGGCTGCGGCCACCTGGCTGCTGATCAGCAGCTTCTACTACAGCGGGTTGCCGCCGCTGCCCTGGCTGCCGGTGGTGACCCTGGCCGGGCTCGCCGTGCTGGAGGCGTACGCGGCGGTCAACACCCGTGGTCGCATCGACCGCCGACCCGGCCGTGACCCGGTCAACCCGTTGCTGGTCGCCCGCTTCGTGGTGCTGGCCAAGGCGTCCGCCCTGGTCGGGGCGATCTTCGCCGGGGCGTACGCCGGGCTGGTGGGTTGGTTGCTGGTGCAGAGCACCCGGGCTGCGGGATCGGATCGGCCGGCGGCGATCGCCGGGCTGGTGGCCTCGGTCGCGCTGGTGGCCGCCGCGCTCTGGCTGGAGCGGTCCTGCCGGGTCCCGGAGCGGCCGGAGGACGAGCAGGAGCCCGACGACTGGGAGAGTCGCCCTCCTCGACGGTGA
- the folK gene encoding 2-amino-4-hydroxy-6-hydroxymethyldihydropteridine diphosphokinase, whose amino-acid sequence MTRAVLSLGSNLGDRLDHLRTAVATLGESVLMVSGVYETPPWGDTAQPAYLNAVALVGDPAAGPDDWLARARSAERAAGRVRDPQRRFGPRTLDVDVIAVWGDDGEPVLRDDPELTLPHPRAHLRAFVLRPWIDIQPYGRLPGHGWLTDLLTAGPLDAEVAELSPRPDLTLESTP is encoded by the coding sequence ATGACGCGGGCGGTGCTCTCCCTGGGCAGCAACCTGGGTGACCGCCTCGACCACCTGCGTACCGCCGTGGCCACGCTCGGCGAGAGCGTGCTGATGGTCTCCGGGGTGTACGAGACGCCGCCCTGGGGCGACACCGCGCAGCCGGCGTACCTGAACGCGGTGGCGCTGGTCGGTGACCCGGCCGCCGGGCCTGACGACTGGCTGGCGCGGGCCCGGAGCGCCGAGCGGGCCGCCGGGCGGGTCCGTGACCCGCAACGGCGGTTCGGTCCCCGCACGCTCGACGTCGACGTGATCGCGGTCTGGGGCGACGACGGTGAGCCGGTGCTCCGCGACGACCCCGAGCTGACGCTGCCGCATCCCCGGGCCCATCTGCGTGCCTTCGTGCTGCGGCCGTGGATCGACATCCAGCCCTACGGCCGGTTGCCCGGACACGGCTGGCTGACCGATCTGCTCACCGCCGGGCCACTCGACGCCGAGGTCGCGGAACTGAGCCCACGGCCGGATCTGACGTTAGAGTCGACGCCATGA
- the folB gene encoding dihydroneopterin aldolase → MTDRIALTGLRAHGRHGVYDFERARGQEFVVDVVLELDLGPAARSDDVADTVHYGELADGLVAVITGEPVDLIESLADRLIEVCLTDPRVSAATVTVHKPEAPIPHAFGDVAVTMRRTRTR, encoded by the coding sequence ATGACCGACCGGATCGCGCTGACCGGCCTGCGGGCCCACGGCCGGCACGGCGTGTACGACTTCGAGCGCGCCCGGGGGCAGGAGTTCGTCGTCGACGTCGTCCTGGAGCTGGACCTCGGCCCCGCCGCGCGCTCCGACGACGTCGCCGACACTGTGCACTACGGCGAGCTGGCCGACGGCCTCGTCGCGGTGATCACCGGCGAGCCGGTCGACCTGATCGAGTCGCTGGCCGACCGCCTGATCGAGGTCTGCCTGACCGATCCACGGGTGTCCGCCGCGACGGTGACCGTGCACAAACCCGAGGCGCCGATCCCGCACGCCTTCGGCGACGTGGCCGTGACGATGCGCCGGACGCGTACCCGATGA
- the folP gene encoding dihydropteroate synthase has translation MTDLVRASAPVVMGVLNVTPDSFSDGGRYADVAAAVAHGVRLRADGAALVDVGGESTRPGADRVDAETESARVLPVVRELTAAGVPVSIDTTRARVAEAALAAGAVVVNDVSGGLADPDMARVVRDADCPWVLMHWRGHSRRMSELASYRDVVAEVRAELGERVAAALAVGVSENRLIIDPGLGFAKTAAHNWQLSTRLPELLDLGCPLLFAASRKSYLGQLLAGPDGTPRPTGGREAATVATSLLAIAAGAWGVRVHDVRATVDALAVWQATGAPRLGGTPESRPSVRAGSDRQVRR, from the coding sequence GTGACCGATCTGGTACGGGCCTCGGCCCCGGTGGTGATGGGCGTTCTGAACGTCACGCCCGACTCGTTCTCCGACGGCGGACGCTACGCCGACGTCGCCGCGGCCGTCGCACACGGCGTCCGGCTGCGTGCCGACGGAGCGGCGTTGGTGGATGTCGGTGGAGAGTCGACACGGCCCGGCGCCGACCGGGTGGACGCCGAGACGGAGAGCGCCCGGGTGCTGCCGGTGGTCCGGGAGCTGACCGCGGCCGGCGTACCGGTCAGCATCGACACCACCCGGGCCCGGGTCGCCGAGGCGGCACTGGCCGCCGGGGCGGTGGTGGTCAACGACGTCTCCGGCGGCCTGGCCGATCCGGACATGGCCCGCGTGGTCCGGGACGCCGACTGCCCCTGGGTGCTGATGCACTGGCGCGGTCACTCCCGACGGATGAGCGAACTGGCCAGTTACCGGGACGTGGTCGCCGAGGTCCGCGCCGAACTGGGCGAGCGGGTGGCGGCGGCGCTCGCCGTCGGGGTGTCCGAGAACCGACTGATCATCGACCCGGGCCTGGGCTTCGCCAAGACGGCGGCGCACAACTGGCAGCTCAGCACCCGGCTGCCGGAACTGCTCGACCTCGGCTGTCCGCTGTTGTTCGCCGCGAGCCGCAAGTCCTACCTCGGCCAGTTGCTGGCCGGACCGGACGGCACCCCGCGACCCACCGGCGGTCGGGAGGCGGCCACCGTCGCCACCAGCCTGCTCGCGATCGCCGCCGGTGCCTGGGGGGTACGCGTGCACGACGTCCGCGCCACCGTGGACGCGCTCGCGGTCTGGCAGGCCACCGGCGCTCCCCGGCTCGGCGGCACGCCGGAGAGTCGACCGTCCGTCAGGGCGGGCAGCGACCGGCAGGTCCGGCGATGA
- a CDS encoding ATP-binding protein has product MSPSPTPGSPAGRPAAPHGNRARSFDYPHAGELDEADLDPALATTPGHGGVGVFQAPRPPQRLSVAAEPAPPPPAPRDGADIDSPFLDLFGGTYARPGSAQRGNALSGRSVPQQALPPPPPPVVPPTPVTQRPATPHLPAQATGPAPAVARPAVEPPVVTAPAVPPPPPPARPPAPAPDRLPNARPPVDDQPTRAERSARPGVDERPPRDDRPQRDPRPDRDDRRPADEAPPAEPAPPSRRTPAPAARTTAAPRQRSVERRDRPVKPARVRAPKIKFGDRDPAVELAITEIAGHLTFTPNTVTAWYWLPEVRWAFRPDAEREALLSAISEQYAGLAGFRLHLRRTSRPFPADEWARTIDGNTASPLPDVPGTPGWADHLVAAQRHLLSVNHAEGQTYLGVTFARRSLGDSLTERVLRTFGRGVAEGERRKLGRTVEQFDEVLGAFGMRGRRVTSQEMEWLLYRSVALCMAPPGALSPITDGRWERGDLLALTEQVERYRTPYGSTVKLVNRMTGEERHVAVLAVGRMEPLEIPERHEPWLHFHERLPWPMELSTRVDILGSGDSFRNLEHRLRMIRSQQLDYAEHGIDAPPELERLAKRALVIGDEMTTGLPVDSARAHGWHRLAVGGRTREECLERARRLIQLYSRELRVSLQHPKNQDWLAREFIPGEPIANTGYVRRMPVHLLAAALPQAASTVGDRRGDLIGRTAGTCRRPVFLDLHFPMEVRERSGLAVFVAEPGGGKSTLLGALGYLAARRGVQVTLLDPSGPLARLCAMPELRPYSRVLNLTGSEHGTLAPYSLIPTPLRSEFSSGASGDREFEIAVSNARAERRMLVQDICMMLVPPQVAREASTATLFRHAVRQVPAEETSTLDDVVTCLGQLDDDAGRELANLLLDTAEMPLAMLFFGRPPEGLLGADAALTVITMAGLRLPDLKIEREYWSAEEALALPMLHTAHRLAVRRCYGGSMSSRKLVGLDEAHFMEGWRSGRSFLVRLARDSRKWNLAALVASQNPKDILGLDVQNLVSTVFVGRIAEDAEIASEALRLLRVPVDDGYEATLASLSTADATSAHRLGFREFVMRDVDGRVQKVRVDVSYVDGLLSHLDTTPAAIAAAAGVLPTVLPDMEA; this is encoded by the coding sequence ATGAGCCCCTCCCCCACGCCGGGTTCCCCGGCCGGGCGCCCGGCCGCACCACACGGTAACCGTGCGCGATCATTCGACTACCCGCACGCCGGTGAGCTCGACGAGGCCGACCTCGATCCGGCGCTCGCCACCACCCCCGGCCACGGTGGCGTCGGCGTCTTCCAGGCTCCCCGCCCACCGCAGCGCCTGTCGGTGGCGGCGGAACCCGCGCCGCCACCCCCGGCACCCCGCGACGGGGCCGACATCGACTCGCCCTTCCTGGACCTGTTCGGCGGCACCTACGCCCGGCCGGGTTCCGCCCAGCGCGGCAACGCCCTTTCCGGGCGGAGCGTGCCGCAACAGGCACTGCCCCCGCCACCCCCACCGGTCGTACCGCCGACGCCGGTGACCCAGCGGCCGGCCACACCGCACCTGCCCGCGCAGGCCACCGGCCCGGCCCCCGCCGTAGCCCGACCGGCCGTCGAGCCCCCCGTGGTCACCGCACCCGCCGTGCCGCCGCCTCCACCTCCGGCACGGCCGCCGGCACCGGCCCCCGACCGGCTCCCGAACGCCCGCCCGCCCGTCGACGACCAGCCGACCCGGGCCGAGCGGTCCGCGCGACCCGGCGTCGACGAGCGCCCGCCCCGCGACGATCGTCCGCAGCGCGATCCCCGGCCGGACCGCGACGACCGTCGGCCGGCCGACGAGGCCCCCCCGGCCGAGCCCGCCCCGCCGTCGCGCCGGACGCCGGCACCCGCCGCCCGGACGACCGCCGCACCCCGGCAACGCTCCGTGGAGCGGCGGGACCGTCCGGTGAAACCGGCCCGCGTCCGCGCGCCGAAGATCAAGTTCGGCGACCGGGACCCGGCGGTCGAACTGGCCATCACCGAGATCGCCGGTCACCTGACCTTCACCCCCAACACGGTCACCGCCTGGTACTGGCTACCCGAGGTGCGCTGGGCGTTCCGGCCGGACGCGGAGCGGGAAGCGCTGCTCTCGGCCATCTCCGAGCAGTACGCCGGCCTGGCCGGATTCCGGCTGCACCTGCGGCGCACCAGCCGGCCCTTCCCGGCCGACGAATGGGCCCGCACCATCGACGGAAACACCGCCTCCCCGTTGCCGGACGTCCCCGGCACCCCCGGCTGGGCCGATCACCTGGTCGCGGCGCAGCGGCACCTGCTCTCGGTCAACCACGCCGAGGGGCAGACCTACCTCGGCGTCACCTTCGCGCGTCGCTCGCTCGGCGACTCGCTCACCGAACGGGTGCTGCGCACCTTCGGTCGAGGCGTGGCCGAAGGCGAACGCCGCAAGCTCGGACGCACCGTCGAACAGTTCGACGAGGTCCTGGGGGCGTTCGGCATGCGTGGCCGCCGGGTCACCTCACAGGAGATGGAATGGCTGCTGTACCGCTCGGTGGCGCTCTGCATGGCGCCGCCCGGTGCGCTCTCGCCCATCACCGACGGGCGCTGGGAACGCGGTGACCTGCTGGCCCTCACCGAGCAGGTCGAGCGCTACCGCACGCCGTACGGTTCGACGGTAAAGCTGGTCAACCGGATGACCGGCGAGGAACGGCACGTGGCGGTGCTCGCCGTCGGCCGGATGGAGCCGCTGGAGATCCCCGAGCGGCACGAGCCCTGGCTGCACTTCCACGAGCGGCTGCCGTGGCCCATGGAGCTCTCCACCCGGGTCGACATCCTCGGTTCTGGCGACTCCTTCCGGAACCTGGAGCACCGGCTCCGGATGATCCGGTCGCAGCAGCTCGACTACGCCGAGCACGGCATCGACGCCCCGCCCGAGCTGGAACGCCTGGCCAAGCGCGCCCTGGTGATCGGTGACGAGATGACCACCGGGCTGCCGGTCGACTCCGCCCGGGCGCACGGCTGGCACCGACTCGCCGTCGGTGGGCGTACCCGGGAGGAGTGCCTGGAGCGGGCCCGGCGGCTGATCCAGCTCTACTCGCGCGAGTTGCGCGTCTCCCTCCAGCACCCGAAGAACCAGGACTGGCTGGCCCGCGAGTTCATCCCCGGCGAGCCGATCGCCAACACCGGCTACGTCCGACGGATGCCGGTCCACCTCCTGGCGGCGGCGCTGCCCCAGGCCGCGTCGACGGTCGGCGACCGCCGGGGCGACCTGATCGGGCGTACCGCGGGCACCTGCCGCCGGCCGGTCTTCCTCGACCTGCACTTCCCGATGGAGGTCCGCGAACGCTCCGGGCTCGCGGTCTTCGTGGCCGAGCCGGGCGGTGGCAAGTCGACCCTGCTCGGTGCCCTGGGCTACCTCGCCGCACGACGCGGTGTGCAGGTCACGCTGCTCGACCCGTCCGGCCCGCTGGCCCGGCTCTGCGCGATGCCGGAGCTGCGCCCGTACTCTCGGGTGCTCAACCTGACCGGCTCCGAGCACGGCACCCTCGCGCCCTACTCGCTGATCCCGACGCCGCTGCGCAGCGAGTTCAGCAGCGGTGCGTCCGGCGACCGCGAGTTCGAGATCGCGGTCTCCAACGCCCGGGCCGAGCGTCGGATGCTGGTGCAGGACATCTGCATGATGCTGGTGCCGCCGCAGGTGGCCCGCGAGGCGTCCACCGCCACCCTGTTCCGGCACGCCGTACGCCAGGTGCCCGCCGAGGAGACCTCGACGCTGGACGACGTGGTCACCTGCCTCGGGCAGCTCGACGACGACGCCGGCCGGGAACTGGCCAACCTGCTGCTGGACACCGCCGAGATGCCGCTGGCCATGCTCTTCTTCGGCCGGCCGCCGGAGGGGCTGCTCGGGGCGGACGCGGCACTCACCGTGATCACCATGGCCGGCCTGCGGCTGCCCGATCTCAAGATCGAACGCGAGTACTGGTCGGCCGAGGAGGCGTTGGCGCTGCCGATGCTGCACACCGCGCACCGACTGGCGGTACGCCGCTGCTACGGCGGCTCGATGTCGTCCCGCAAGCTCGTGGGCCTGGACGAGGCACACTTCATGGAAGGGTGGCGCTCCGGCCGATCCTTCCTGGTCCGGCTCGCCCGCGACTCCCGCAAGTGGAACCTCGCCGCGCTGGTCGCCTCTCAGAATCCAAAGGACATCCTCGGCCTCGACGTGCAGAACCTCGTCTCCACCGTCTTCGTCGGCCGGATCGCCGAGGACGCCGAGATCGCCTCCGAGGCGCTCCGGCTGCTGCGCGTCCCGGTGGACGACGGGTACGAGGCGACCCTCGCCTCACTCTCCACCGCCGACGCGACCTCCGCCCACCGGCTCGGCTTCCGTGAGTTCGTCATGCGCGACGTGGACGGCCGGGTGCAGAAGGTCCGCGTCGACGTCTCCTACGTGGACGGACTGCTGAGTCACCTCGACACCACCCCCGCCGCCATCGCCGCCGCCGCAGGGGTGTTACCTACCGTCCTGCCTGACATGGAGGCGTGA